Below is a genomic region from Triticum dicoccoides isolate Atlit2015 ecotype Zavitan chromosome 5A, WEW_v2.0, whole genome shotgun sequence.
TTATTAACACCCGCGACAAATGCTGTGATTTGTAGCAGCATTTTTAAATGTTTAATGACATGACTATCAATTGTTTTAGATTGCTACTGCCCTTGACAAGGTAGATCAGTTTGTTGAAGAACAAACTCTGGATGTTTTATCTTCAGACAAGTATGAACATTTTCCTTTGGCTTTGAGATTCTGTTGTGGAATTTCTGGGTTCTAAATAGTTTTTAATCTTCTAAGAAATTTGATCATACGGTATGGATAGGCTGGGTAGGATTTGCAATTGCAGTGGAGGTTCTCTTGTGCATGCTACTCATTACCAAACCTATATAAATGCATGAATATGTTCTTTCTGGAAATCCAGCACAGTTTTCCTTGAATTATCCTTTGTCCAGGGTTAACCAAATACAGTTCACTTGGAATGAAAGCTCATTCAATTATGAGCCTATATAAATGCATAATGATGTTCTTTCTGGAAATTCAGCACATCTTTTCTTGAATTGTTGCTGTTTGTTAAAAGTCACAGAATATAGTTTACTTGAGATGACAGCTCATTCGTTTACAGGACTAGCATTGAAGACATCAAAGAAAGGATATCAAAGGAGAAGAAGGATGAAATTGAACGTTTAAAAGGTTTACTAGAGAAGGTATTATCCATCTGAAAAGCAGATTTGCAACCTTTAAGTTTATCATTGAAATGGTCCTTCAGCACTCCATGCCCTGTGGTTGAGTTTTGAATTTGTCTTTTTTAAGTTTTGACTAAATAGCAGTTGAGTTCTTATCACTCCATTGCTGTCAACATGGTATTTAGTTGCAACATGTTACCCTCCCCaccacaaaaaaacaaaaacaaaatttatGGTGCTGTTACTGCTGTAAGTGTTACATGATGGTCACCTTAAGAAGCGCCGACAACGCAATTTATCTTCGTCTCAAACTAATATTGATTAGCTTTCTGCTCACACCAATAACGCAGACTCAAAAAAGGAACAATGCCATGAAGGCCCGAAACGAACCCTTGAAGCAAGGGGAGGATTTCAATGACACAAGAGATGTTCTCACGAAGGTCTTACTTTAGGTCTATGTTTCTGTCGTGCTTTCTTCTTATTACCCTTCCTGTTTTGATTCGATTTCTTGGGACTTGTTTTGCAGCTGAAGCAATGGAATTCTGCGTGTCAGAGCTACGATGACCATTGAGCTTCTCTGATGGAATCAAGAGACATCTGCTGTGTAGCTTTGTGTGGTTGTAGAGTGGAGGTTGAGTCAGGAGTCATGCTCCCCCATGAACCAATGGTGCTAACCAATTGTAGTGTGATTCTGTTTCTGAGTTGCAAGACGTAGCTGTTGCGTTTCTGTATTTTTGTGGCTCCTGTTTCCTGCACCCATAATTGATGCTTGCTTTAGTGATCATCCACATGACGCTCCTGGTTCCATTTTctcccttgacatttgtttttcaCTTTGGTGTCCAAGTCTTAATGAGAAAATCCCAAGAAAAAAAATGCATGTATTCCCCAAATTACTGCagttatatactccctctgtaaagaaatataagagcgtttagatcactaaaatagtgatctaaacacttatATTTCTTTACTGAGGGAGTATAAGGAAATCTGTCAAAAAGGAAATAATGAACACATTTTGATTCTGAAGTTGAAATCTCAGAGGGGTTGCTGTAACACCCATAGCATAGCCGTtttacctcttcttcttcttcttcattttttttcttGTAAATTTCCACCCTAATATGGTGCGCAAGTTGTTGCCTCCTTTTCTTAGGGAAAATTTTCTGATCTGAATCATGGCATAGGTTTAGCTGCTCCTGATATGCTACTAGCATGTAGTGTAAAAAAACATACAAGGAACAGCTGCCTCGTATGCTGAATGATAAACTGAATTGAACTTACAGAAGGATTGCAGCTAGGGACGGGATTAAAATTGGTTGGTTTGGGATGTAATCATGGTGGGGTGTGGAGTCTGAAGGGAATGCAGCAAGTGACCAAGTGCTCTACACAAGCAGCTTCTTTGGAGATGAAACTCTGGCCGGCAGAGAAGCTGGGGTTCACCAAGACAACCATCCAGGCAAATCCAGACTCTGTTTACTTTGTATAGTAAGCAGGCGTTCTCCTCGCCTTTTGCATGCATAGTTAGTTTGTTCAGAGATCAGTCTCAAGTCTGAATTTTAGGAAAATTATTTCCCTGTAAGATGGGGTGGGTTTCCATTGATCCTGAGGTCTTTGTGGAATTCTCATTTTGCATGATGAAATCAGGGGTGGTGGTGATATTGGCCAAAAGTTGACTGGTTCACTCACAGAAGGTAAGATCAAGATAGTCTACTGAGTTCTCTTGTGGACCTCAATCTTCCAGGCTAGGTTGTGGATACATACAGGTACTTGCTGAGACATGTTTTTCCTTAATTCAATTAGCAGGAATCAGCTTTTCCACATGTGTAGTTTGCCTGATGACTCATGGCCGATTTTCTCATTCTTAGCCTGATTATTGAATGGTGTTGTAAATGCATGAATATGACCTGACCTTTAAGCATCCTATTTATATGCCATGTTTCTCCAGGATTTGTTCATCTACCAGATTAAAGTAGGCTCACTGCCTCCACTATACTCCAGGACAGTAGACATCAGCATCCACAAGCACAGGTAGTTACAATTAGTTGCAACCAGAAGAAGCTGATGAA
It encodes:
- the LOC119302998 gene encoding uncharacterized protein LOC119302998; translated protein: MAAAAGSYGKLDKSFKLAARSILTAFSREDLNNAFPSFTDAERERLYQMFIYVIKSLHGNIVEEFRNVCDEIEIATALDKVDQFVEEQTLDVLSSDKTSIEDIKERISKEKKDEIERLKGLLEKTQKRNNAMKARNEPLKQGEDFNDTRDVLTKLKQWNSACQSYDDH